From Amia ocellicauda isolate fAmiCal2 chromosome 12, fAmiCal2.hap1, whole genome shotgun sequence, a single genomic window includes:
- the LOC136764845 gene encoding golgin subfamily A member 6-like protein 22, translating to MPMQEHLEDFLGERIWRHTIVLFTWGDRLGDNTIEQHIQRRGEDLQQLVEKCGNRYHVLSNWDRGNGTQVSELLEKIEEMVADNCGWHFTTERNWEMEEKIRQRAKERERQREREIREKQEMKRERDRLKKEFKAREKETADLKQRNAEGERKIADLTQRLRAIESEMEQIRKEMDKEREDMTEREERENKRDKEKLKQRDEERGREEELKEKVRKTLKEEELKKEIEESTLPVKRSQEIFPPDMRGGAAPERSPGETPSTDTSAPPSPSELRLVLLGRTGAGKSAAGNTILGREEFPSEASSSAVTQESAKGRGRVTGRWVAVVDTPDWFHTPCSQRGMRQDVGLCINLSSPGPHAFLLVIPLGRSTGEEKRTLERVWEMFGEGAVGHTMLLFTHADQLEGKGIQEFLETGSVDLQWLVEKCGNRYHSLNNKTRGDGTQVAQLLAKIQEVVVGNNGSYYSNQMYQETEFRIRQRQEEILREREERKQREEEGLREKQQKEVNNCLCRIEEEIQQREEKIRVLEGQIAELEERLRKERDEEIRRALEEELRRERELSKGLERERERLREERERQKREIKERHRREMEDLRQCYEEQARDEAERGREALEKIRESTAQSTAAGQEHRVTDELRQQYEEKVREVERYREEVERLNLMVERLSVTVERLSVMVVQFPAAGRGHRS from the exons ATGCCAATGCAGGAACACCTGGAGGACTTCCTCGGTGAGAGAATCTGGAGACACACGATAGTGCTGTTCACCTGGGGGGACAGACTGGGAGACAACACCATTGAGCAGCACATTCAGAGAAGAGGGGAGGACCTCCAGCAGCTTGTGGAGAAATGTGGGAACAGGTATCATGTTCTCAGCAACTGGGACAGGGGCAACGGCACTCAGGTCTCAGAGCTGCTGGAGAAGATAGAGGAGATGGTGGCAGACAACTGTGGCTGGCACTTCACTACTGAGAGGAACTGGGAGATGgaagagaagatcagacagAGGGCGAAGGAGAGGgagcgacagagagagagggagatccGAGAGAAACAagagatgaagagagagagagatcgatTAAAAAAGGAGTTCAAggcaagagagaaagagactgcaGACCTGAAACAGAGGAATGCAGAGGGGGAGAGGAAGATAGCAGATCTGACACAGAGATTAAGGGCGATAGAGAGCGAGATGGAGCAGATCAGAAAGGAGATGGATAAGGAGAGAGAGGACATGAcagagagggaagagagagagaacaagagagataaagagaaactgaaacagagggatgaggagagagggagagaagaggagcTGAAGGAGAAGGTGCGAAAGACACTGAAGGAAGAGGAGCTGAAGAAAGAGATAGAGGAATCCACACTGCCTGTCAAGAGAAGCCAGGAGATCTTCCCTCCTGACA TGCGTGGAGGTGCAGCTCCAGAGAGAAGCCCAGGAGAGACTCCCAGTACAGATACCTCAGCTCCTCCCAGTCCCTCTGAGCTGAGGCTGGTGCTGCTGGGGAGGACTGGGGCTGGGAAGAGCGCAGCAGGAAACACCATCCTGGGCAGAGAGGAGTTTCCCTCTGAAGCCAGCAGCTCTGCAGTGACGCAGGAGAGCGCCAAGGGAAGAGGACGAGTGACCGGGAGATGGGTGGCTGTGGTGGACACACCAGACTGGTTCCACACTCCATGCTCTCAGCGGGGCATGAGACAGGATGTGGGACTCTGTATTAACCTCTCTTCCCCTGGACCCCATGCTTTCCTCCTGGTGATCCCGCTGGGCCGATCCACAGGGGAGGAGAAGAGGACCCTGGAGAGAGTGTGGGAGATGTTCGGGGAGGGGGCTGTGGGGCACACCATGCTCCTCTTCACCCACGCCGACCAGCTGGAGGGCAAGGGCATCCAGGAGTTTTTGGAGACGGGCAGTGTGGACCTCCAGTGGCTGGTAGAGAAATGCGGGAACAGGTATCACTCTCTGAACAACAAGACAAGGGGTGATGGCACTCAGGTCGCACAGCTCCTGGCCAAAATCCAGGAGGTGGTGGTAGGAAACAATGGCAGCTACTACAGCAACCAGATGTACCAGGAGACAGAGTTCCGGATCAGACAGAGACAAGAGGAGatcctgagggagagagaggagaggaaacagAGGGAAGAGGAAGGGTTGAGGGAGAAGCAGCAGAAGGAAGTGAACAACTGTCTCTGCAGGATAGAGGAGGAGATCCAGCAACGAGAGGAGAAGATCAGAGTGCTAGAGGGGCAAATAGCAGAGCTGGAGGAGAGGCTGAGGAAGGAGAGGGACGAGGAGATAAGGAGAGCACTGGAGGAGGAACtgaggagagagcgagagctgAGCAAAGGgctagagagagaaagagaaaggctGAGAGAGGAGCGGGAGAGGCAGAAGAGAGAGATAAAAGAGAGACACAGGAGGGAGATGGAGGATCTCAGGCAGTGCTATGAGGAACAGGCCAGAGACGaggcagagagaggcagagaggccCTCGAAAAGATCAGGGAGTCAACAGCACAGTCCACTGCAGCTGGACAGGAACACAGGGTGACTGATGAGCTCAGGCAGCAATATGAGGAGAAGGTCAGAGAGGTGGAGAGATACAGAGAGGAGGTGGAGCGACTCAATCTGATGGTTGAGAGACTCAGTGTGACAGTAGAGAGACTCAGTGTGATGGTAGTACAGTTTCCTGCAGCAGGAAGGGGTCACAGGAGCTAA